In Arcobacter sp. CECT 8983, a single window of DNA contains:
- a CDS encoding ribonuclease J — MENNEVKVQVQEQNENKPKQQQQEKKQTTNKPNNQNQKTDKSDKKVYNKKRRPTNNRAKTNASKSTKTWNADLRKAYIINEKSHKNRLNPHNKLNLSTNAKVRITPLGGLGEIGGNMMVIETENNAVIVDVGMSFPDENMHGVDILIPDFTYIREIKDKIEAVIITHGHEDHIGAMPYLYKEMQFPIYGTSLPLEMIGSKFDEHKMKEYRKLFRPVEKRVPIKIGDFEIEWIHITHSIIDSSSLAITTEAGTIIHTGDFKIDHTPIDGFPTDLHRFAHYGEKGVLLLMSDSTNSHSPGFTKTEKTVGPTFDRLFSTSKGRVIMSTFSSNIHRVAQAIEHGIKYGRKICVIGRSMEKNLDIAMSLGYIKFPKDQFIDAHEVNKYEDKEVLIVTTGSQGESMSALYRMSIHEHRHVKIKPGDQIILSAKAIPGNEASVSGIINHLLKAGAQVAYQDFSEIHVSGHAAQEEQKLMIRLVKPKFFMPIHGEYNHALKHAKTGIDCGVLERNTYIMSDGEQVEVTPKYLKKARSVKTGKVYIDNQMNHKIADDIVIDRQTMANEGVVMIVGQVNANDRKMETKPKVTSFGLVPNKQDRNFAKEIEDILETFLQNAREGVFKNNRYLEDELRKVVRKHCFRKYKKYPMIVPTLFVQ; from the coding sequence ATGGAAAACAACGAAGTTAAAGTACAAGTACAAGAACAAAACGAAAATAAGCCTAAACAGCAACAACAAGAAAAAAAACAAACTACAAATAAACCAAATAATCAAAATCAAAAAACTGATAAGAGTGATAAAAAAGTTTATAACAAAAAGAGAAGACCTACTAATAATAGAGCAAAAACTAATGCGAGTAAGTCTACAAAAACATGGAATGCTGATTTAAGAAAAGCATATATAATCAATGAAAAATCTCATAAAAATAGATTAAACCCTCACAATAAACTAAATCTTTCAACTAATGCAAAAGTTAGAATTACTCCATTAGGTGGATTAGGTGAGATTGGTGGAAATATGATGGTAATTGAAACTGAAAACAATGCAGTTATTGTTGATGTTGGAATGAGTTTCCCTGATGAAAATATGCATGGTGTTGATATTTTAATTCCTGATTTTACATATATTAGAGAAATCAAAGATAAAATTGAAGCAGTTATAATTACTCATGGGCATGAAGATCATATTGGTGCTATGCCTTATTTATATAAAGAGATGCAGTTTCCTATTTATGGAACCTCTTTACCTCTAGAAATGATTGGTTCAAAATTTGATGAACACAAAATGAAAGAGTATAGAAAACTATTTAGACCAGTTGAAAAAAGAGTTCCAATTAAAATTGGTGATTTTGAAATTGAGTGGATTCACATCACTCACTCTATTATTGATTCATCTTCATTAGCAATTACAACTGAAGCTGGAACAATTATTCATACAGGTGATTTTAAAATTGACCACACTCCAATAGATGGTTTCCCAACAGATTTACATAGATTTGCACATTATGGTGAAAAGGGTGTTTTACTTTTAATGTCTGACTCTACTAACTCTCACTCTCCAGGTTTTACTAAAACTGAAAAAACTGTAGGACCAACTTTTGATAGACTATTTTCTACTTCAAAAGGAAGAGTTATTATGTCAACATTCTCTTCAAATATCCATAGAGTTGCACAAGCAATTGAGCATGGAATTAAGTATGGAAGAAAAATCTGTGTTATTGGAAGATCTATGGAAAAGAACTTAGATATTGCAATGAGTTTAGGATATATAAAATTTCCAAAAGATCAATTTATCGATGCCCATGAAGTAAATAAATATGAAGATAAAGAAGTTTTAATTGTGACTACTGGAAGTCAAGGTGAGTCTATGTCAGCTCTTTATAGAATGTCAATTCATGAGCATAGACATGTAAAGATTAAACCAGGTGATCAAATCATTTTATCAGCTAAAGCTATTCCTGGAAATGAGGCTAGTGTATCTGGTATTATCAATCATTTATTAAAAGCTGGTGCACAAGTTGCATATCAAGACTTTAGTGAAATTCATGTATCAGGACATGCTGCACAAGAAGAACAAAAATTAATGATTAGACTTGTTAAACCTAAATTCTTTATGCCAATTCACGGTGAATATAACCATGCCTTAAAGCATGCAAAGACAGGTATTGATTGTGGAGTACTAGAAAGAAATACTTATATAATGAGTGATGGAGAACAAGTAGAAGTAACACCTAAATATCTTAAAAAAGCAAGATCAGTTAAGACTGGAAAAGTATATATTGATAATCAAATGAATCATAAAATTGCAGATGACATTGTAATTGATAGACAAACTATGGCAAACGAAGGTGTTGTTATGATTGTTGGTCAAGTTAATGCAAATGATAGAAAAATGGAAACTAAACCAAAAGTTACTTCATTTGGACTTGTTCCAAACAAACAAGATAGAAACTTTGCCAAAGAGATTGAAGATATTTTAGAGACTTTCTTACAAAATGCAAGAGAGGGAGTATTTAAAAATAATAGATACTTAGAAGATGAATTAAGAAAAGTTGTTAGAAAACACTGTTTCAGAAAATATAAAAAATACCCAATGATTGTACCAACACTATTTGTACAATAA
- a CDS encoding SIS domain-containing protein codes for MDFNKIASDVLEIEANELLLAAKNIKDFDIEKAVDLVVSCKGKLIVTGVGKSGLVGAKIAATLASTGTSSFFLHPTEAMHGDLGMIGKNDIVLAISYSGESEELIQLLPHLKRFDIPLIAMAKTKESTLGKYSDFFINISVSKEACPLDTAPTSSTTLTMAMGDALAVCLMKKRDFKKEDFASFHPGGSLGKKLFIKVDDLLRRDNLPVVSRETKLKDAIVTMSEGRLGSILIVDENSRLSSVLSDGDLRRALMSNDFSLDCKIEDISTKNPKTVKDKNILASDALRIIEEYKIQVLIVTDEEGKVEGILHIHDLIEAGIK; via the coding sequence ATGGATTTCAATAAAATTGCAAGTGATGTATTAGAGATTGAAGCTAATGAATTATTATTAGCAGCTAAAAATATCAAAGATTTTGATATAGAAAAAGCAGTTGATTTAGTAGTTTCTTGCAAGGGAAAACTTATTGTAACAGGAGTAGGGAAGTCTGGTTTAGTTGGAGCTAAGATAGCTGCAACATTAGCTAGTACTGGAACATCATCTTTTTTCCTTCATCCAACAGAAGCTATGCATGGTGACTTAGGAATGATTGGAAAAAATGATATTGTATTAGCAATATCTTATAGTGGTGAAAGCGAGGAGTTAATACAACTTCTTCCCCACCTTAAAAGATTTGATATTCCATTGATTGCAATGGCTAAAACTAAAGAATCAACTCTTGGTAAATACTCTGATTTCTTTATTAATATCTCTGTATCAAAAGAGGCTTGTCCTTTAGATACAGCTCCTACTTCATCTACAACATTAACTATGGCTATGGGAGATGCATTGGCTGTTTGTTTAATGAAAAAGAGAGATTTCAAAAAAGAAGATTTTGCTTCGTTTCATCCAGGTGGTAGCTTAGGGAAGAAGTTATTTATTAAAGTAGATGACTTATTAAGACGGGATAATTTACCTGTTGTTTCACGTGAAACAAAGTTAAAAGATGCAATCGTAACTATGAGTGAAGGAAGACTAGGAAGTATACTTATTGTTGATGAAAACAGTAGATTAAGTTCAGTTCTTAGTGATGGAGATTTAAGAAGAGCATTAATGTCAAATGATTTCTCTTTAGATTGTAAAATAGAAGATATATCTACTAAAAATCCAAAAACAGTAAAAGATAAAAATATCTTAGCAAGTGATGCACTAAGAATCATAGAAGAGTATAAAATTCAAGTGTTAATAGTTACGGATGAAGAGGGTAAAGTTGAAGGAATTTTACATATTCATGATCTAATTGAAGCAGGAATCAAATAA
- a CDS encoding pseudouridine synthase: MKKQEEETTELTRLNKFISHNSSYSRREADKIIEEGRVTINGKPVTNLSTKVSPNDEVKIGKKLIKEDKNRMYTVIMYNKPKGELVTKNDPQGRKTVFDSLDKKYKHFMPIGRLDYASEGLILLTDSVDVANKLMHSKLERIYKIKVDGEIHPKVEEAMLHGLELEDASTGAHEKSKIKSMNFEPFVAYQILTNNKNFSKLKVAITEGKNRELRRFFGHFGLNVMDLKRFEFGGMTLNNLPTGKSRYLTKDEYKDLRSFINAQDD; the protein is encoded by the coding sequence ATGAAAAAACAAGAAGAAGAGACAACAGAATTAACAAGACTTAATAAGTTTATTTCTCACAATAGTAGTTACTCAAGAAGAGAAGCAGATAAAATAATAGAAGAAGGAAGAGTTACAATAAATGGAAAACCTGTAACGAATCTTTCAACTAAAGTATCTCCTAATGATGAAGTTAAAATTGGGAAAAAACTTATAAAAGAAGATAAAAATAGAATGTACACAGTAATAATGTATAATAAACCAAAAGGGGAGTTAGTAACTAAAAATGACCCACAAGGTAGAAAGACTGTTTTTGATTCTTTAGATAAAAAATATAAACACTTTATGCCAATTGGAAGATTAGATTATGCTAGTGAAGGTTTAATTCTTTTAACTGATTCTGTTGATGTTGCGAATAAATTAATGCATTCTAAATTAGAAAGAATCTACAAAATAAAAGTAGATGGTGAAATTCATCCAAAAGTAGAAGAGGCAATGTTACATGGTCTAGAACTTGAAGATGCTAGCACTGGAGCTCATGAAAAATCAAAGATTAAATCTATGAATTTTGAACCTTTCGTTGCTTATCAGATTTTGACTAATAACAAAAATTTTTCTAAACTAAAAGTTGCAATTACTGAAGGTAAGAATAGAGAATTAAGAAGATTTTTTGGACACTTTGGTTTAAATGTAATGGACTTAAAAAGATTTGAATTTGGTGGAATGACATTAAACAATCTTCCTACTGGAAAGAGTAGATATTTAACTAAGGATGAATACAAAGATTTAAGATCTTTTATAAACGCACAAGATGACTGA
- a CDS encoding replication-associated recombination protein A — translation MTDLSNILRPQTLNEFIGQKHIIGKDKTLYKLIEKKEIPHLFFYGKPGTGKTTLAKIIAKNINTDYYYFNATTIKIDDLRKVFIKYKNALLKPIVFIDEVHRLSKNQQEVLLPIMENYEAIIIGASTENPFFTLTNAIRSRSFLYEFKAFTKEEMEEVLKRTFNYIDYTIDKDAREYLILSSSGDARAMLNLLNFAVKIDSHITMKILKELREYPIGDGVSSKDSHYDLASAMIKSIRGSDVDAALYYMARLIDGGESVEFITRRLVIHASEDIGNANPNALTMAVNTMVATSKIGYPESRIILSQCIIYLTSCPKSNASYMGINKALGDVQNGRILEIPKHLRDSHIGYKYPHDYGGWVEQQYLVEPTRYYDSLNVGYEKTLNEWLKKIKNKDLGEK, via the coding sequence ATGACTGACTTATCAAACATATTACGTCCACAAACTTTAAATGAGTTTATAGGACAAAAACATATAATCGGTAAAGATAAAACATTATATAAACTAATTGAGAAAAAAGAGATACCACATCTCTTTTTTTATGGTAAGCCAGGAACAGGTAAAACTACTTTAGCAAAAATCATTGCAAAAAATATCAATACAGACTATTATTACTTTAATGCAACAACAATAAAAATTGATGATTTAAGAAAGGTATTTATAAAATATAAAAATGCTTTACTTAAGCCTATCGTTTTTATTGATGAAGTGCATAGACTATCAAAGAATCAACAAGAAGTACTTCTTCCAATAATGGAAAATTATGAAGCAATTATAATCGGTGCAAGTACAGAAAACCCATTTTTTACATTAACTAATGCAATAAGGTCTAGATCTTTTTTATATGAATTCAAAGCCTTTACTAAAGAAGAGATGGAAGAGGTTTTAAAAAGAACATTTAACTATATTGATTATACGATAGATAAGGATGCTAGAGAGTATTTAATCTTATCAAGTAGTGGTGATGCAAGGGCAATGCTTAATTTGCTTAATTTCGCCGTTAAAATTGATTCTCACATAACAATGAAAATATTAAAAGAACTAAGAGAATATCCTATTGGAGATGGAGTTAGTTCAAAAGATAGTCACTATGATTTAGCAAGTGCTATGATTAAATCAATTAGAGGTTCTGATGTAGATGCAGCACTTTATTATATGGCAAGACTAATTGATGGCGGAGAGAGTGTTGAATTTATTACTAGAAGATTAGTTATTCATGCAAGTGAAGATATTGGAAATGCAAATCCAAATGCACTTACTATGGCAGTAAATACTATGGTTGCAACATCAAAAATAGGATATCCAGAAAGTAGGATTATACTTTCTCAATGTATTATTTATTTAACTTCATGTCCTAAATCAAATGCTTCATATATGGGTATTAATAAAGCACTTGGTGATGTACAAAATGGTAGAATATTAGAGATTCCAAAACACCTAAGAGATAGTCATATTGGATATAAATATCCCCATGATTATGGTGGATGGGTAGAACAGCAATATTTAGTTGAACCAACAAGATATTATGATTCATTAAATGTTGGCTATGAAAAAACATTAAATGAGTGGCTGAAAAAAATTAAAAATAAAGACTTAGGGGAAAAATAG
- the hemJ gene encoding protoporphyrinogen oxidase HemJ, translating into MDFLLDYYLWILVFHIVAVMSWMAMLFYQPRLYVYHTEHKDKKEFVEVVKIQELKMYKYIGMPAMWATLVSGFLMVAINPDLLKGDGWLHAKIFFVLLLVAYSFSLGYYRKELEKGNYKKEGKFFRAYNEVPTVLAVLIVGYVVTKTFSLSFTIITLLIGSFIIYKVLNQKSKEKKN; encoded by the coding sequence ATGGACTTTCTTTTAGATTACTATTTGTGGATACTTGTTTTTCATATAGTAGCAGTGATGTCGTGGATGGCAATGTTATTTTATCAACCAAGACTTTATGTATATCATACAGAGCATAAAGATAAAAAAGAGTTTGTAGAAGTTGTTAAAATACAAGAATTAAAAATGTATAAATACATTGGTATGCCAGCTATGTGGGCAACTTTAGTTAGTGGATTTTTAATGGTAGCTATTAATCCTGATTTATTAAAAGGAGATGGTTGGCTTCATGCAAAGATATTTTTTGTATTACTTCTTGTTGCTTACTCTTTTTCTTTGGGATATTATAGAAAAGAGCTTGAAAAAGGAAACTATAAAAAAGAAGGAAAATTTTTTAGAGCTTATAATGAAGTTCCAACAGTATTAGCAGTTCTTATTGTTGGATATGTAGTGACAAAAACTTTTTCACTTAGTTTTACAATTATTACTTTATTAATAGGAAGTTTTATAATATATAAAGTATTAAACCAAAAATCAAAAGAAAAGAAGAATTAA
- a CDS encoding PhoH family protein has product MSFEKVYVLDTNILLEDATNIFKLSDEKKNLIVLPETVLDEIDSKKSGFDEINFQAREFARILENSKIIGTKKEENFKIVRLEIHSQKEAIIDIISCEEYDINTKNVALNIINDRKILEVGLFAKRHYDENTTFLSLDIMARTRAVSLDLNTDSLLGSNQEDFNYEFIKTIEIKFEDTEHLDNTLITELDSEYAPHNFNYCFKVKSSDQVILATVQNKRVVLLDEGEMRNQIITPLNKEQLFFSCGILSHFYNVLIVEAKAGSGKTLLALSGALKLIRQKNYQRVIYIRNSIESLDKGEDVGYLPGYEEKFRIYNHPLMDSLDYIIRTEHKRRQANKKNAENIQELDDQEVTQRIEQMIQNYGIETMWVGEMRGRTLSNAFVIIDEAQNMSNKTMQMVLSRVDNTCKVVILGSNKQIDNFYVNKHTNALTTLLKSTKNENSLINIFAIRLQKVLRGPITEWAEQIFTSKNR; this is encoded by the coding sequence ATGAGTTTTGAAAAAGTTTATGTTCTAGATACAAATATTTTACTTGAAGATGCAACAAATATTTTTAAGTTAAGTGATGAAAAAAAGAATTTAATTGTTTTACCAGAAACAGTACTTGATGAAATTGATAGCAAAAAAAGTGGTTTTGATGAGATAAACTTTCAAGCAAGAGAGTTTGCAAGAATCTTAGAAAATTCGAAAATCATTGGCACAAAAAAAGAAGAAAACTTTAAAATAGTAAGACTAGAGATACATAGCCAAAAAGAGGCAATAATAGATATTATTTCATGTGAAGAGTATGATATAAATACTAAAAATGTAGCTTTAAATATTATAAATGATAGAAAAATACTTGAAGTAGGACTTTTTGCAAAAAGACACTATGATGAAAATACAACTTTTCTTTCTTTAGATATTATGGCAAGAACTAGAGCTGTATCTTTAGATTTAAATACTGATTCTTTACTTGGTTCAAATCAAGAAGATTTTAATTATGAGTTTATTAAAACTATTGAAATAAAGTTTGAAGATACAGAGCATTTAGATAATACTTTAATCACTGAATTAGATAGTGAATATGCACCCCACAATTTTAATTACTGTTTTAAAGTAAAAAGTTCAGACCAAGTTATTCTTGCTACAGTTCAAAATAAAAGAGTAGTTTTATTAGATGAAGGGGAAATGAGAAATCAAATTATTACTCCTTTAAATAAAGAGCAACTATTCTTTTCATGTGGAATACTATCTCATTTTTATAATGTACTTATTGTTGAAGCAAAAGCAGGTTCTGGTAAAACTTTACTTGCATTAAGTGGAGCATTAAAGTTAATTAGACAAAAAAACTATCAAAGAGTAATTTACATTAGAAACTCAATTGAATCCCTTGACAAAGGTGAAGATGTAGGATATTTACCTGGATATGAAGAGAAATTTAGAATCTATAATCACCCATTAATGGATAGTTTAGACTATATAATTAGAACAGAGCATAAAAGAAGACAAGCAAATAAAAAGAATGCAGAGAATATTCAAGAGTTAGATGATCAAGAAGTAACTCAAAGAATAGAACAAATGATTCAAAACTATGGAATAGAGACAATGTGGGTAGGGGAAATGAGAGGAAGAACTCTTTCTAATGCCTTTGTTATAATTGATGAAGCACAAAATATGTCAAACAAAACTATGCAAATGGTTTTATCTAGAGTTGATAATACTTGTAAAGTTGTAATTTTAGGAAGTAATAAACAAATTGATAACTTCTATGTAAATAAACATACAAATGCATTAACTACTCTTTTAAAATCTACAAAAAATGAAAACTCACTTATAAATATCTTTGCAATTAGGTTACAAAAAGTATTAAGAGGTCCAATTACTGAATGGGCAGAGCAGATATTTACTTCAAAAAATAGATAA
- a CDS encoding D-2-hydroxyacid dehydrogenase — MKIVFLDTKTLGNDISLDKFETLGEVIKYETTNSRETLQRVQDCDVVVTNKVVLSKEIIEKSNFKLICITATGTNNVDLEAAAKANIEVKNVTDYSTSSVAQLTITLVLELIQKISYYKEYVDSLQWSRSNLFTHVDKPFFELKNKKWGIIGLGNIGKEVAKIANAFGSEVNYYSTSGKNLNTDYNNISLEELLKTSDIITIHSPLNDSTYNLLNKTNLSLLKEDAILVNVGRGGIINEDDLSAKLDSTKSLYCGLDVVEKEPIEESSPLLKIKNKDRLILTPHIAWSSIEARTTLINKVFDNIKSFVL; from the coding sequence ATGAAAATTGTATTTTTAGACACAAAAACTTTAGGAAATGATATTTCACTTGATAAGTTTGAAACTTTAGGTGAAGTAATAAAATATGAAACTACAAATTCACGTGAAACATTGCAAAGAGTCCAAGATTGTGATGTAGTAGTTACAAATAAAGTAGTACTTTCAAAAGAAATAATAGAAAAATCAAATTTTAAACTTATTTGTATAACTGCAACAGGAACTAATAATGTTGACCTAGAAGCAGCTGCTAAAGCAAATATTGAAGTTAAAAATGTAACTGACTATTCCACTTCAAGTGTAGCCCAACTAACAATAACTTTAGTGTTAGAGCTTATTCAAAAGATTTCCTATTATAAAGAGTATGTTGATTCTCTTCAATGGTCAAGAAGCAATCTTTTCACACATGTTGACAAACCATTCTTTGAATTAAAAAACAAAAAATGGGGAATAATTGGACTTGGTAATATTGGAAAAGAAGTTGCAAAAATAGCAAATGCCTTTGGAAGTGAAGTTAATTATTATTCTACTTCTGGTAAGAATTTAAATACAGATTATAATAATATAAGTCTAGAAGAGCTACTTAAAACTTCAGATATAATTACAATACATTCTCCACTTAATGATTCAACATACAATTTGCTAAATAAAACAAATTTAAGTTTGCTAAAAGAAGATGCTATTTTAGTAAATGTAGGGCGTGGTGGAATTATAAATGAAGATGATTTATCTGCAAAGCTAGATTCAACTAAAAGCTTATATTGTGGGCTTGATGTTGTAGAAAAAGAGCCAATTGAAGAGAGTAGTCCATTATTAAAAATCAAAAATAAAGACAGATTAATTTTAACACCACATATTGCATGGTCATCAATAGAAGCTAGGACAACTTT